AAGAGACAACCCAAGCAAGAATAGTCAATTCTTTGGATATAATGAAGTATACTATCAAGGCATTACAGTCACTGGATAGCAGACATAAAGGGATGCAGGTTACTTCCGAAAAAGACAAAGTCAGCGACCTTGTTACCGTAGAAAAGATAATTTTCATTGATGAATTGGGAGGTACGCCATCGATTGAAAGATATCAATCCAGTCACGTTCTAATAAATCTTCTACAAGAATATGAGTCAATAAAAAGTGAACTTTTGAAGTGCAGAATGTCAGAAAGAGACAGAAATATTCATCTTAGGAATTTGATAGACATGAACACGTTGTTATCGATTGCAACAGAGGCCACAGGAATTCTTACGACTCCAGAAATTGCAGGTCTCCATGAACTGAGATCGGGGACCAATCCGATTATTCACAATATTTTAACCGACAGACCTACAATATCATCCTCCCTCCCAGTGGATCTTAAAAAGACCCCAATGCTTAATACGACCATCATAAAGAAGGGCATTCCAATTATCGTCCATCTGTCAAAGACTAAGGATGCCGGGCTCAATATCGAGAAAATGGCCGATAACGGGGAAATCGATCTCGAAAAGTTACAATTTTTAATCGAAGACTCATTTGGTCGAAAGCTTGACTTGAAACATTATCTTGAAAGGATAAATGGCCATATATCTGGCTTGATTATAGCAGGAAATTACGAGGGGTGTGCAATTTTGACTTGGGAAAGATCACCCCATGACAAGGATAGAAAAATTGCATATTTGGACAAATTCGCAGTTCTAAAAAGACTTCAAGGTCTTCCAGGACTAGCAGACATTGTTTTCAAGGCCATGCTCGTCAATTTTAAAAAGGAGTTAATTTGGCGGTCACGAAAGACAAATCCAGTGAACAAATGGTATTTCGATAGATCAACGGCAAATTACAGCATTCCAAATTCAAATTGGCGAATGTTCTACTCTGGTTCAAAGCCACCATTGGAAAAAGACATACGCGACTATGTGGGTGTCTGCACATCCATTCCCCCTTCGTTCACTTCTTAATGAGTTCATGCCCAGTCCattttataaattttaCCGGCAATTAATATACAtacatgaaaaaaaatagaaaaaaagacataAAGCGTTCATAGTGCCTTTGACATGTAAGGACCATCTAGCTTGTATCCTAACCGTTTATAATAGTTTCTGACACCGACACCGGAGATGACACTTATCTTTTTGGAACCATGTTCCTCCCTGGCTATCTTTTCGGCTTCCTCCATCAATAAGGTACCGAATCCTTGGTGTTGGAATTTTCTTGGATCTCTCGAATGAAGAGGAACAACTGATCCATAAACATGCAATTCACGCACAATCGATGTTGGCTGCGATTtgaattcttttctgtACGTATACTTTTTAGAAGCTTTCCTGAGTCTGAGCATTCCTATCAGAATGTCCTGCTTAGGATCCTCGTAAGAAAGGAATGTTTCCCATCCACCATTTGCATAGTAATCCCTCCTGATGAGCTCCACTTGATCGGGTTTAACTTTAGAATGAATGTCTCGAATACCAACCTCTCTGGTACGTATGTCTTTGCAGGCAGTACCAAAGTCCTTCATTCTGGCCAATGCTAATTCACGCAAATTACCATTTTCAACACCAGAGGTAACCAAGGGCATTGGAATATCTCTTTGCACACGGTAAATACGAGTCCATGGAGGAACAAGTGCCAAAATACGGGCCACAAGATCTATAAGCATGTTAGCATTGTATGATTTGTAGAGTCCATTCTTCCACAATTCATACAAACCAGTGCCACGAATCACTAAAGTTGGGTATATTTTCAATCCATCAGTCCGGAAGGCAggattttcaaaatattccTTAAATTGTTCGAGATCCCTTTCCATACCAACATTTGGCAAGTCTGGCATCATATGCGAGACAACTTTAAAGCCTGTATCCTTAGCGTAACAGAACGTTTCACAAACTGACTTTACTGTGTGTCCACGATTCGTATCTCTGGCAACATCCTCATACAAGGACTGAACTCCAATTTCTAATCTTGTACATCCATACTTCATCATGTCATCCAAATGCGTAGGCGTGCAGTAGTCAGGTCGGGTCTCGATAGTGATACCAACACATTTGGTTTGTGATTGCTGTGAAAATTTAATGGCCTCATCGAGATCTGTACCATTGTAACCCGTAAGAGCGTTATGTAATTGTACGATGAAGTTCTCCCGATAGTCCTTAGGAAGAGACATGAATGTACCTCCCATGATAATGTATTCCACCTTGTCAACAGGGTGTCCAAGTTGTCTAAGCTGTTCTATTCTTCCTCTTGCTTGTTCATAAGGATCATATCTGGCACGAATTGCCCTCATGGAAGTAGGCTCGTATCCCGTATATGACTGTGTCGAGTATTCAAAATCCGAGTCTGGTCCACCCGGACAGTAAACGCAAATATTTCCTGTGTATGCAATATGTGGACATCTGTGAGGTTTGCACATCACTGCTACCACAGCGACACCAGAGGCAGTACGGATAGGTTTTGCCTTCAATTTGGGAAGCAAATATTTCTTGTATTGGTCTGGAATCGATGAGATAACATCTGTAAGACGTGGCTGTTGCTTTAAGCGATACTTCTTTGCATTTCTGATGATCACACCGTTAAGTTTTATCTCTTTACCTTCCTTGAGATCTGAGACCAACTCCACTGAGATATCACCACAGCATTGGAGaaatctttctctttctggGGCGAGCTTTCTTTTACCCTTTGGACCTTTCATATTCTATGCTGATGATGTGTAGTTTAAACTCCAAGGTATCAGGGTGCCCAAATCGTTGGCATGTTGACTGAATGTTAATGATAGGgctgataaaaaattttatttggtGGGACTGATACCTTAATTTTTCtctgaaaaatttggcctttaaaatatatcacATCCTTACATTTACACAATATTgcatttatttcttcttttgggaATCCTGGTAAAAGTTCACAGGGATTTCTGAAGAAAGTTGTATTActaaattaaaattatgGAACACCAAGGAAGATgtgataaaaataataacaagATCACTTCAAAtcatttattctttttaagGGCACAAAATGTATCGAATATAgttatttgaaattttgataGTTTAAATGGTGTAAAacgttgaaaaaaataaaatgtcaTCTCCAACTAACAGGACTATATCTTGGTtaaaattttaaattatCACAAAACActtcaagaaattaaatttatattattatgaTGTTCTTGGCTATCGGCCGATAAAGAAcacatatattttaaaaCGTGAAGCAAAACAAGCTAAATTGTGTGTTGGTAttagaaatttattttggtAATAAGTACAAGGTAGAGAAGAGCATATTGGCGGTCGTTCGGACTACTATTGCTCCTCTAAATTCTAAGCTATCAGAAGTGAGGTTCCATTTTTCAGGAAAATAAGTATCAGAAGTGATAAGCATATAGCTTTAAGATTAACCATAATTAGGAAACCTTTTGAGAAGTTTAGAAGACAATGTCATAAAATGTACAAAGAGAAGAATATGGTCAGAGAGAGCACAGTATATAAGTAtatacaaaatatattgatttTATATAAATTAAGCATGGGAATATATGTGATTGGTACACATAGAATGCAGTAGCTTTACTTTAAGTGATAATAGTTACGCTTGAGTAAGATagcatttttcatcattggCCGAAGTTGTTATTGCTTTGACAATTAAAAATTGAGCTGGGAGATTGTTGACACCTCATGAGATTGCATAAAGGAAATTTTGTGTTTTTATAGAAGCACATTTATTAGAAGAAAGCATAACGTTTAAGAGATAATGATCGGAAAACACACCAAAGAGGATTTCGGAAGAGAACATCACCGAAATCAATTACCACACCAGTACACCGTATAAATTTCATCTCGTAAAGTGGTcgtgaattttttttttttttcgatgtCGATAATTGACACTGATTTTCTCAATCGGTATAACTCCCATGGTGTGTGCGTGTCAACATTGATCTGATCCTAATAGAACTTTAATTTAATACGGAATAGATCAAAACTGGCCAGGTATAATTAATACGGAAACCGGCAACATTATTATTGCTGATAGCATTAGAACAATTAATGTCGAGAAAACACAAgaagacaagaaaaaatagacgCCAGAACAAGAAGGCACCTACAAAACCAGATACAAGGACGGAAATTTCTATACAAGCGGATGATATAACGGAAGACGAATCATCCATTATTAATGACGCATCCATAAGTGAAACCACAGAGGAGAATCGGGATGTAAAGTCTGAGGAAAGCTCTTCTTTGCCGAATAATTTATCATCAGACAATGACAATAAAATCACCTCCTCTAATACTGTATCGGCAAAGGAAACTTCTGCCTCCGAAAATATCGAAGCTGATTTATCCTCAGACGAGAGGCAAGTTAAAAATATAGACGAGCCTAATTCTTTACAGGAGGTGGCTAATTCCGAAATGGCATCTGCTGGAttgaaagcagaaaatggTCCAATTATAGAAGAGAACAGGAGTAAGGCAGTTAAAAAGACTGAAGCAGTCGAGGACACAAAATTTAACAAGGAGGACGAAGACAAATTGGCTAAAGATGGTATTGAGGGAGATTCacaaaataaggaaaacaCCGAGGAACCGGATTTATCCTGGGGTAATGATGAAGACAATGGAGAAAAGATGCCATGGGAAGTAGAAGAGAGTGGAAACAAGACGGAAGGTCACGAAGACTTGGATGCGGAGGATCAcgaaaaattgaatgtgGAAGATCAGAAAACCGTGCTTAAGCCGGGGGATGTTACGGAAAGGCCGCACAGTTTAGTGattgatgagaagaaggtAGAGGTGAAGAACATTGAGAAGGAAAGCGAAGGTAAGCCGCAATCTACTGAAAGTGCACAAGGGCCAGATAAAAACAGCGAGCctgaggatgatgataaaaaggCGGTGGAGACTAAagataatgatgaaatggCGGTAGATGAATCTTCCGGGAAAGAGCCGGTGACATTAGAAAAGTCGTCTAATCTTCCCTGGGATGAAAGTGAAGGAGCAGAGGACAGTCCTATGCCATGGGAGGAAAGCAAGCCGAGTGCACAGATGGCCGGAACTGATGAAGAATATGGGCATATTGATAAAGAAACTGGAggagatgaggaagaagtgGAGGATGATTCATTTCTCAGGGATCTTTCGGAGTCTAGGCGGGCAGATTCGTCCAAAAAGATGGATTCTCAGAAGGAGTCTTTATTGATAAACGAGGAACAGCCCAGCAAACCTACAgaggaggatgaaaatacCGACAAGGCAGAAAGTCTACAGGGAAAGCCGGCTGAAGAGACCAAGGCAGAGCCCGTGGAGAATAATTTGGACTTTCTCGAGGATGATAACGAGATCCTATTAGACGACATCATGGACGACGATTTGCTTGAAGacgaagaagaggaagtaCCCGAAAGCGTGGGgaacaaaggaaaagggTCAACAAAGCCTCAAGTAGCATCACCTTACACTCCGTACTCTCACGCAGGATCTGTGATTTCATCAGTTTCCGAGCGTATCGCGCGCCCTCTGTCTCCGAAGATGCAGAAATACGTTCCCGGTGACAGGGCTGCGTCTCCGTCTGTACGCCGGCCTAGTAACAACTATGTGCCGCATACATATTCGCACACGTCAAGTGTCAATGTGCCGTTGAGGAGAGCTGTTTCCCCAATCAGCCAGTTTACAGAGCCACCAAGACAGGCCCGTGTACAGAACGAAACCAGCCACGAGCATAGGCAGCTGTTGGAGAAGttggaggaggaaaagCACAGGAGCGATGCGTATGACTTTCCCGACGACATGATGTCTAAGTTTTCGCCGGTGAAGGTGAAGGCGAAGCTCCCGGTGCGGAATATCTACGCTGACATGGAAAAGAGGACGAAGGCACAGGCAACTTATTCAAGCACGCCCAATGGTGGGGGACGCAATGCTCCGGACAAGGTGCTTCCACCTGCAGCCACGAGCTACAAGAGTCCACCAGCCATTAGGAGGCCGCCGGAAACCAACAGATACAATCCTGGAAGACCACCCGAGGCGAACAGGTATGCTGGGGGCTCGGCAGCAGTGGGAAGTGAGGCAAGTGTGCATTCTTTATCTAGTGTAGCTTTACCTTCTGCACATCCTGCTTCTGCAGCCTCTCCTGCCGTCTCTAGTGCTTTCTCTCAGACCCGTTTGAACGCAGTGCCAGCCAAGGCAACCGAACCAAAGGAATCTGTGCAGAGGGCTGCCCCGGCCAACCAGAGAACACCATTTTTCTCCGAGCTTCCTACTCCTAAGAACCTCTCTAAGCCAACACCACCCGTGAAGAACCCGTATGCTGCAAAGCAGGAGATCGTTCAGAACCATTATGCTGCAAAGCAGGAAACCGGTCACAACCCATATGCTCCAAAGCAGGAGGCTGCTCAGAACAGGGAGATGCCTacaatgatgaagatggcGTCTCCGAGGTCGAGGAAATCAACGATGAACTGGTATGCACCGTCAAACGTGGGCGGCCACTTGACGACGCCGTCGGCAAACACCAACCCGGAGCCCATCAGGCAGAATGTGGTGCCGGTGCCCCGTAAGATATCGCTGGGCTCCTCGCAGGGTGCGCCGCCCGTTCTGCACGTGTCCACCGGGGCCACCGCCAGTAGATACACGCCGCAAGGTGGGCAGACCATAGGCCAGACCATGGGCCAGACCACGGGGCAGCAGACCAGGCTGACGTCGCCCCGGACGCACCGCCCAAGACAGTCGATTGACGTGCTATACGACAGCCCCCGCGTCGACTCAACCGTCCCCTCGGCACTAACACGCAGCCGGATTCGCCGGGGCTCGTCGGCAGCACCGCCCCCTCCTGCAAACGGCCAAGGCGGCGCCACCAGGCACATGGACACCCCGATCAGCCAGCCGGCTCCCGTGGTGGTGCACCCAGAGAACCTGGTCAGAAGGCAATGGCCTCTATTCAGCTTCTGCAGCTCCGGTGGCCGGTTCGCATCCATGATCCCCTCATCAGACGGTTACGGGCACCGCATTGCGAACATCAAGGTGGTGCCACTCTCGTCCATCTTGAGGGACAACGCTGATGAGCTGGCTGCCAAGTTCCCGGGCCCTCTCCCGTCGTCCGGCGGCCGTTCGGTGTCGAAGGAGCTAGGCAACTGGGTGAACTTGAAGCTGAAGGGCCTGGGGAAGAGCCAGCCGGCCGGCGAGGCCGTGTTCCTCACGATCGAGGAGAAGATATGGGCCATTCTGAGGATCATGATCGAGGAGGTGCACGGCCCAGGCGACTTCTGCAAGGCTGGCTACTTGGACAGAGTCGTCAAGGTCGTCAATGCATCCTGTGGCATTCCAAAGCAGAGGCAAAAGCTTGATCTCGTTCAGTTGGAGAGGGCAGCAGCACCTGGATTTACGAATTCTCACAATTCCAATGGTCCCGACTCCTCCGTCGGCGTCGACAAAAATGGCCTCTCTCGGATTTACGGCTTTCTCGAGCAAGGCGAGACCGTCGCAGCTTTGGAGGTCGCCGTTTCTGCTGGCGACTGGGCCCTAGCAATAACTCTGGCCGGGCTTCTCGGCCCCCAGGCTCTCTCCTCGGTGGTCCATCTCTACTCTCGCCACCGATTCCCTGCCTCCGACCCGCTGGCACAGAAtctctccttcttcatcaccCTGGCAGGAAGTGCCTACCTGGCCCCTTCACTGGGTGCAGGCAAGGACCCCACGCTGGAGGAGATGAAGCAGTTCTCGGCCCCCTGGATCGTCGACAACATCGAGTCGATCGTCCCATTCGTCCTCTCCAACCTGTCGCACCCGGGCCCAATCCTCTTCAGGCTAAGCACCCTGTTGGCAGACCACAACGACTGCAGCCATGCCCTGCTCTGCCGCCTCCTCTCCGGCTTCCCACCCGACACGCCTTGCCAGAATGTCGATGGCTCCATCGTGGACGAGATATACATGCACATCCTCACCACGTCTTGTAACATGCCTGCCAGCGTCAACCGGCAGACCTCTGCACAGTTCACGGATGCCCTCAGACTACTACGCACGGGCTACTTGGCCGATACCGGCCATTTCACCGAGGCGAAGAAGTACCTCGATGTTGTGGCATCTCATCTGTCTGCCTCCAAGAGACAGGGCACCACACAATCCATTGCACTCGAATTTGAAAGGCTTTCCGACAGACTAAGCAGGGTCCCCAACGGTGCCAAACCACACATGAGCAGGGTCTGGGACCGGCTCGACAAGTCGTTCAACAAGTTTGTTGCCGGCGAGGACTTGTCCTCCTCGAAGCAGGAAACCTCTTCCGAGGTCTTCTCCAACTATTCCACGCCCGCTGTTTCTCGCAGTGCCTCCGTCATGGACATTACAGCCAATGTTGGCCCACAGAGCATCATGAACCAGGCTTTCCCACAGCATCCCGCACCACCTTTTGTCCCGGAAGCTCGTCCCAAGCTGCCAAACTCCTCCAGGTCGTCTCCCTACTTGCCAAATGCGGCCAGCTTCGACTTGACCGGACCACCGGGCACGGCACCCCACATTGCTCCCGGCACCCATCCGTCCAACGTGGCTCAACCAAGAATCCTGGGTGGCAGCTCGCATATTGCTCCACCGCAGCATTTCGATAGCCTGGCACATCCATTGGCTTCTGCCTATTCTCCACCGCCTGCCAAAATAGCCTCCCAACCACCTTCCGGCACGTATGCCCACGACTATCCGTTCACATCAACACCTTCATCCCCACCTCCACGGCCTTCCTACCCCAAACGGTACGCTTCCAGTACGGCATCTGACGCTTCATCCTTGGCCAGACATCCGTTAGCTCCGCCTGCCTACATAGAGAAGCCATCTGTGCCAAGGTCTTTACCAAAGGAGGCGGTTCCAGGGAAGAGAGTGCAACAATTGGCAAAAAAATCTGTTGCACAGCAGAAACAACCCGTTGCACAGCCAAAACTGCGACAAATGAAGACAATTACACACCAGCCACCGCCTCCCCTTCCTAACGTTGCCAGATCGGCCGAAGTCAAGGTACGTAAAGTACCCTCTGACCCGGTGTCTCAAATGCTAGAGGGCAACTCAAAGAGCCTTGAGCCCAAGACGGAGATCGCCGGAACTCCTTTGCTGCCAATGGAGCCTGGCCACAGCTTACGGAACACAGCTTCTGGAGATTCAGGCACTCTCGTGCAAGAGAAGGAAGCAGCAAAAGAACCTGGCAGCGACTCTCAAACGACAGCAAGTAAGCAGGCATTGGGCCCTGAAGCTGGCAAAACCACAAAGCAGGGGGCTGAAgcaaaggagaaagaacCTGTCACAACTGAAAAAGAGCATGTTGAAGAGCAGCCTACTGAAAAAGAGCATTCTGGAGAGCAGCCTGCTGAAAAAGAGCATGCTGAAAGGCAAATCGCTAAAAAAGAACATGCGGAAGAGCATACTGAAGAGCATACTGAAGAGCAACCAGTGATACCCGCTGCCATAAGCGAGATGAAGAAACATGTAGAGGAGAAATCTCCATTAGTAGAAAATGCGTTGAAGCCAACTCTATCCGAGCATCCAAATGCAACTGATGATGTTAATATCGAGCAGACTCAAACCTTGAAGGCTGAACCACCATCGTTGAAACCATCCTCACTATCTTTGGAGACTCCTTCTGCGGCAAAAACTTTCACAACGATTAAAGCGTTGCCTCGTGACAGCGTTTCAGACATAACTTTACCAAGCCAACCTGAGGAGCATTCGGTGgagaatgaagaattaCAAAAGACTGAAATTCCACCACCCGCTTTGCCGAAACCTTCCAGTGTTAGAACTCCAAAAAACCCATATGCTGCCTTGTACTCGAAAGCACATAAGCTGTCGGTGCAGAACAAGAACATGACTTACACTCCAAAGAGTGCAGAACCTGCTGCAGAGGAGGAGATTAAAACTCCTCTCAGCGGAACCCAGAAGTCATCGCAGGTCCAGCTTAACGAGATGGGGATACCGACAGACATGAGTGGAGTCGATATTTATGGATTTGGAGGATATCATGTGCCTCCACCTTCCAGAGAAAATGCCCCAGAGCCAAAAATCGACTTGAAGGAGAATCACTCGGAGAATGTGTTCGAGGAAAAAGAACCAGAAACGGCTTTTAACCAGTTTGAATCAATCAATAAAGCTGCTGCCAGCAGCGATTTTGGAGAGCCAGGATCACCATTACCTCCGGCTACGGATAACATAATAAATCCAGCGGCAAACTTGCGAAACATTTTCAGTCCTCCAAGGATTGGTAATATATCGCATAGATCATCTTTTAACTCTAGGAGACCATCCCAGATGTCATCCCGTCGTTCATCAGTGGCATCTCCTTTGTCAGTTGATGACACGATAGCTTCAAAGCAATCTGCAATCTACACGATAAcggaggagaagaagttgTACGCTAATGATGCGGATGAATACTTTGACGACGATATTGTTGAATCATCGAGCGAGGAAGGCGATTCAGCCAAAGAACGCGAGGAAAAATCGAAGAAAGAGGCTGCcgagaagagaaagaaggaacAGGAGaggaagcagaaagaagagaaggagCGGAAAGAGCAAGAGCaagagcaaaagaagaagaagaaatctAATGCCTCAGGCAAAGGATGGTTCTCATGGCTGTCTCGTAAGGATGATGGACCAAAGCCGATCAAAGCCAAGATGGGCGAAGAGAATCAATTTTATTATGACGAAAAGCTCAAGAGATGGATAAATAAGAATGCACCAGTCGAAGAGCAAATCGCAGACACTGCACCACCGCCTCCTCCTATGAGAAAGGAGCCGGACTCTCAACGAATAAAACAAACTTCTCAGCCATTACCTGGTCCACCAAGAATGAATTCACCTCCACCTCCAAATTCGTCTTCGATTTCCAAGCCTTCACTTTCGGGACGGCCTcaaaaggatgaaaatggaaTTGATGGACTTTTAAGTTTATCCGCCGGTTTACaaagaagtaaaaagagATCTAGAAGAGGACCTCGCAGGGGCTATGTTGATGTGATGGCTCTGCAGGgcaagaaatgaaaattatatatatgtatttaatcatttttttttaatttgatttcacAAATAGATACAAACCACATAGGCCTTATGAACTTGAAAGACTATAACTTAAGACTGACTTGTAGTGTACATTTCAAGCTCCCATTCCCATGTAcgatttgaaaaattgatataaaaaaaaaacgtgtTATCGCTagataatttgaaaatgcctAAAAGTGGCTGGTGATCGTCGTAAATTACATAAtgctttttccaaaaaatagTAGACTCCTTGAGTTAATATGAAGCACTCTCAGGTTAATACGTGGAAAGAAGCTAGCTATTAAAATAAACTGTTAGTGGGAAACAAATTTCTCTTTAAGAACTCCCAAGTGGACAAGTACGCAAAATGTCTGCCAGGGGATTTGAGGATGATATTCCTGTGACAAACTTGGATGAACCCGATGAGGAGGAGTTTAGAAtagatgatgaggatgatgtaCACTCTCAGCCCTTGGATCCAGAAAATCTTAGTGACATTGAAATTAGACCTTCATTATTCAAAAGGATGGGatcaaaattgaaagagctatttcatttttccgGAAATTCAAGGCGACCTTTCGAATACTTGGATAATATTGAACTGTTTGATCACAAtcattcaatttcatcatcttcctttgaAGATTTGGGAAGTGTTTCGACTGACCAAATTACagtttcaaagaaaaaaccCTTGCTACGGAAACACTTATTTGGTCTTTTAATTGCATTGTTTTTAGGATTTCTTTTAGGTTCGGCAGCGTTGGCATCAAAACAAAAGCTCGGTAAACAACAAGGTACCAAGATTTCAAAGAAACCGTTGCTGAACAATTCAACAGCAGATTTCTACCCAACTACTTTGATTATATCGCTTGACGGATTTCATCCCCATTATATTTCAAAGGAATTAACACCATTTATGCATCAGCTATTTATAGAGTATGATAGCTGCGCTCCGCCATATATGATTCCCACGAATCCGACCGTTACATTCACTAATCATTACACCTTAGTTACAGGCTTGAAACCAATCTATCACGGTATTATAGCCAACAAATTTTATGATCCAACTGCAGATGAGAGGTTTGTAAATACAAACAATTCAGTTGCACTCGACCCCAAATGGTGGGGAGGTGAACCTGTTTGGTCAACTGCCGAAAAGCAAGGGGTCTCTGCTGCTGTTCATATGTGGCCAGGTTCTGAGGtgaaatttccaaatgGATTAAATCCAATGTATGTTGATAAATTTAACAAGACCGAATACCTATCGAAGAAGCGAGATCGCATATTTCAATGGCTAGATCTGCCGATTGAGAAAAGACCGGAACTAATAATGTCATATGTTCCAAACATAGATACTATAGGGCATAAATATGGTATAGCCGGCGAGCATCTTAAGAGGGAACTTAGGAAGGTTGACAAATAcataaaaagcatttatGAGGGGATCTCAAGCCGTAAGCTTGAAGATATTGTTAATGTTATTATTGTGTCAGATCATGGCATGGCACCAACGTCAAACAGCAGACTTATATATCTTGATGATCTTGTCGGTGAAAAGTTCATGCCTAAGATCCAGTATACAGATGCTTGGCCATTGTATGGCATTCGACCTTATAATGATTCTGACATTGTTCCAATGATGAAGGAAATGAGGAAAAATTATCGCAAGGacacaaacaaaaatcatTACAACATTTATCTAAAAGATGAGATCTTAGACACAATGTTTGGAGGGTCGGATAGTAGATACATTTCGCGGGTTGCACCTTTATGGGTCATACCTAAGGTTGGTTACTCAGTGGTAACGcatgaagaaatgaaaaggaagaaagatatGTATACACCAATGGGAGTCCATGGATTTAACAATTCTGAAGTGTTAATGAGAAGTTTATTCCTTGGTACAGGCCCATTCTTTGAAAGCAGGTTGCACAAGAAAAATACTAAATTACAACCATTTTCAAACATCGAGGTTTATAACATCATTTGCGACTCTTTAAATTTGAATCCAGCACCAAATAACGGTACTTTTATTGAAGGAATGTCCATCATACAGCAGAACAATACGTTGGATGAGAAATGGAAGGATTCCCGTCAGTATCCTGATGTTTCTTTTGCCACAGAAGTGTTAGACGTGGAATCAACATATGATATTTTATGGTCCAACTCCACCATGGAATATGAGGATGTTGATTATAATAATGACAGTGACGAGAAtaatgaggaagaagataaggaggaagaagatcagGATGGGAATGAACATcatgaagaagataatgataatgataatgatgatgatgatgatgatgatgatgatgagaatgaagatgacAAACACAAGCAGGAAGACAATGGAAACGAAAGTGACAGCCTCtcaaaggaaaaaggaaaatctCATAAAACAGAAGGTAAAAAAGGCGCTAGTGGTTCAAGCTTATGGGATAAACTCGGagattttgttgatgatgtaGTGGAAGAggtggaagaaaaaatcgATGATTTCAAAGAGTCCGTAAATAAGGGGCAAAATGACTGAGAAATGGTCCcaaaataatatctttTAATACACTACGAGACTTCGATTTTGCTATTAATGAGCAAGTATATACATTCATAAAGTAGCAGACaatcattctatgcaaACTGTTGCTATAATTATCTACTTTAATCTATTGAAGACACCTACCTACCTCACTTACAAATGAAGGCTTGT
This sequence is a window from Brettanomyces bruxellensis chromosome 5, complete sequence. Protein-coding genes within it:
- a CDS encoding uncharacterized protein (BUSCO:EOG09261BP0) — translated: MVNGSPRYIQTLAMKKSAERRDLILTILKSTATKREARYYLKRYPLLDKSNIYKNPTDLLKNIQFNQELSANGKYNQYIDGTLESQPKDEIAANEVQLNDLENAGDEIHLSDTIRVMMIRIRNLHSLSISTIRNIGEILSKCMRLGASPIIVLENPRGNYKHDSSTSTDGNRQADTSTLALQIKSMNERCDRLVTQLESNCDFKLRSLQGLFQVDSKGTVQFTLPELMMTPLFQGMIPVLSPWVVDKETTQARIVNSLDIMKYTIKALQSLDSRHKGMQVTSEKDKVSDLVTVEKIIFIDELGGTPSIERYQSSHVLINLLQEYESIKSELLKCRMSERDRNIHLRNLIDMNTLLSIATEATGILTTPEIAGLHELRSGTNPIIHNILTDRPTISSSLPVDLKKTPMLNTTIIKKGIPIIVHLSKTKDAGLNIEKMADNGEIDLEKLQFLIEDSFGRKLDLKHYLERINGHISGLIIAGNYEGCAILTWERSPHDKDRKIAYLDKFAVLKRLQGLPGLADIVFKAMLVNFKKELIWRSRKTNPVNKWYFDRSTANYSIPNSNWRMFYSGSKPPLEKDIRDYVGVCTSIPPSFTS
- the ELP3 gene encoding Elongator subunit (BUSCO:EOG09261VI3) gives rise to the protein MKGPKGKRKLAPERERFLQCCGDISVELVSDLKEGKEIKLNGVIIRNAKKYRLKQQPRLTDVISSIPDQYKKYLLPKLKAKPIRTASGVAVVAVMCKPHRCPHIAYTGNICVYCPGGPDSDFEYSTQSYTGYEPTSMRAIRARYDPYEQARGRIEQLRQLGHPVDKVEYIIMGGTFMSLPKDYRENFIVQLHNALTGYNGTDLDEAIKFSQQSQTKCVGITIETRPDYCTPTHLDDMMKYGCTRLEIGVQSLYEDVARDTNRGHTVKSVCETFCYAKDTGFKVVSHMMPDLPNVGMERDLEQFKEYFENPAFRTDGLKIYPTLVIRGTGLYELWKNGLYKSYNANMLIDLVARILALVPPWTRIYRVQRDIPMPLVTSGVENGNLRELALARMKDFGTACKDIRTREVGIRDIHSKVKPDQVELIRRDYYANGGWETFLSYEDPKQDILIGMLRLRKASKKYTYRKEFKSQPTSIVRELHVYGSVVPLHSRDPRKFQHQGFGTLLMEEAEKIAREEHGSKKISVISGVGVRNYYKRLGYKLDGPYMSKAL
- a CDS encoding uncharacterized protein (BUSCO:EOG09261G4Z) yields the protein MSARGFEDDIPVTNLDEPDEEEFRIDDEDDVHSQPLDPENLSDIEIRPSLFKRMGSKLKELFHFSGNSRRPFEYLDNIELFDHNHSISSSSFEDLGSVSTDQITVSKKKPLLRKHLFGLLIALFLGFLLGSAALASKQKLGKQQGTKISKKPLLNNSTADFYPTTLIISLDGFHPHYISKELTPFMHQLFIEYDSCAPPYMIPTNPTVTFTNHYTLVTGLKPIYHGIIANKFYDPTADERFVNTNNSVALDPKWWGGEPVWSTAEKQGVSAAVHMWPGSEVKFPNGLNPMYVDKFNKTEYLSKKRDRIFQWLDLPIEKRPELIMSYVPNIDTIGHKYGIAGEHLKRELRKVDKYIKSIYEGISSRKLEDIVNVIIVSDHGMAPTSNSRLIYLDDLVGEKFMPKIQYTDAWPLYGIRPYNDSDIVPMMKEMRKNYRKDTNKNHYNIYLKDEILDTMFGGSDSRYISRVAPLWVIPKVGYSVVTHEEMKRKKDMYTPMGVHGFNNSEVLMRSLFLGTGPFFESRLHKKNTKLQPFSNIEVYNIICDSLNLNPAPNNGTFIEGMSIIQQNNTLDEKWKDSRQYPDVSFATEVLDVESTYDILWSNSTMEYEDVDYNNDSDENNEEEDKEEEDQDGNEHHEEDNDNDNDDDDDDDDDENEDDKHKQEDNGNESDSLSKEKGKSHKTEGKKGASGSSLWDKLGDFVDDVVEEVEEKIDDFKESVNKGQND